The following coding sequences are from one Lipingzhangella halophila window:
- a CDS encoding sterol carrier family protein, with translation MPAKPTAAQRRHAALRAALDSQRTALGEPAYSGPDNPSVVLTECAAAVLRAQDAGGTPEREAVRAAVRGSLAEFARRVPGHSVEIRVPPFGAAQAVEGPRHTRGTPPGVVETDPLTWIALAMGYRGWQSAAADGSVSASGERADLSPHLPLWPGA, from the coding sequence ATGCCGGCCAAACCCACCGCGGCGCAGCGACGCCACGCGGCCCTGCGTGCCGCACTCGACTCCCAACGCACCGCTCTGGGAGAACCAGCCTATTCCGGCCCCGACAACCCCTCGGTGGTGCTGACCGAGTGCGCCGCGGCGGTCCTGCGCGCACAAGATGCCGGTGGCACCCCCGAACGCGAGGCGGTGCGCGCCGCCGTACGCGGCTCGCTCGCCGAGTTCGCCCGGCGTGTCCCGGGCCACAGTGTGGAGATCCGTGTCCCGCCGTTCGGCGCCGCACAGGCCGTCGAGGGCCCCCGGCACACCCGCGGCACGCCACCGGGAGTCGTGGAGACCGACCCGCTCACCTGGATCGCGCTGGCGATGGGCTACCGCGGCTGGCAGAGCGCCGCCGCGGACGGCTCGGTGAGCGCCAGCGGCGAACGCGCCGACCTCTCGCCCCACCTGCCGCTGTGGCCGGGAGCCTGA
- the mshD gene encoding mycothiol synthase produces MSNPHITESIPANQAEAVAALAESARKHDGVAPLSEQSLLRVRHGAPSGTARFHLLHDDSGEGRVLVGFGMAERTPGEPDSAELVVEPGHRRRGHGISLLRSLREDAPADGLRVWAHGRLPGAVALAGSAELRQVRELQRMWLPLRDTADGPAPELSPPALSDVVGERLIIRSFEVGTDEDAWLKVNAAAFSDHPEQGGITLDDLRQREAEDWFDPNGLFVAEDTATGALAGFHWTKIHVDGAGITDGEPAGEVYVVGVAPEWRGTGLGRALTLVGLRYLRDRGLPGILLYVDESNRAATQLYESLGFTVRDVDVMYATR; encoded by the coding sequence ATGAGTAACCCGCACATCACCGAGTCGATCCCGGCAAATCAGGCCGAAGCCGTGGCCGCGTTGGCCGAGTCGGCGCGTAAACACGACGGGGTCGCCCCATTGTCGGAGCAGTCCCTGCTGCGCGTCCGGCACGGCGCGCCCTCCGGAACCGCGCGGTTCCACCTGCTGCACGACGACAGCGGCGAGGGACGCGTTCTCGTCGGTTTCGGGATGGCCGAGCGCACGCCCGGCGAGCCCGACTCCGCCGAGCTGGTCGTCGAACCGGGACACCGCCGGCGGGGGCATGGCATCTCGCTCCTGCGCTCGTTGCGCGAGGACGCCCCGGCCGACGGGCTGCGCGTGTGGGCGCACGGCCGGTTGCCAGGCGCGGTCGCCCTGGCGGGCTCGGCCGAGCTGCGGCAGGTGCGCGAGCTCCAAAGGATGTGGCTGCCGCTGCGCGACACCGCTGACGGCCCCGCACCCGAGCTGAGTCCCCCCGCTCTCTCGGACGTGGTGGGCGAGCGCCTCATCATCCGCTCGTTCGAGGTCGGGACGGACGAGGACGCGTGGCTGAAAGTGAACGCGGCGGCCTTCTCCGACCACCCGGAACAGGGCGGCATCACCCTCGACGACCTCCGGCAACGCGAGGCCGAGGACTGGTTCGACCCGAACGGGCTGTTCGTCGCCGAGGACACCGCGACCGGTGCTCTGGCGGGCTTCCACTGGACCAAGATCCACGTCGACGGCGCCGGGATCACCGATGGTGAGCCCGCGGGCGAGGTGTATGTCGTCGGAGTCGCCCCGGAATGGCGGGGCACCGGCCTCGGCCGCGCCCTGACCCTGGTCGGACTGCGCTACCTGCGCGACCGCGGGCTGCCGGGCATACTGCTCTATGTGGACGAGAGCAACCGTGCGGCGACGCAACTGTACGAGTCGCTCGGGTTCACCGTCCGGGACGTCGACGTCATGTACGCGACCCGGTGA
- a CDS encoding winged helix-turn-helix transcriptional regulator, whose protein sequence is MSHLLLLTNSNEPSDHVLPALGLLLHSVRVCPAEAGALLAPSTDRSASMPVDAILVDARKDLVAARNFCRLLDTTGLDCPLIVILTEGGVAALTPDWQVNDFLLSTAGPAEVEARLRLAIGQAEASTDDPDEIRRGDLVIDEATYIARLRGRILDLTFKEFELLKFLAQHPGRVFTRAQLLQEVWGYDYFGGTRTIDVHVRRLRAKLGAEYESMIGTVRNVGYRFVPDPSSKAASGDTSVSQEEDNDASADTPGPVRSRG, encoded by the coding sequence ATGAGCCATCTGCTGTTGCTGACGAACTCCAACGAACCGTCGGACCACGTTCTACCCGCCCTCGGCCTCCTGCTGCACTCAGTACGTGTCTGCCCCGCGGAGGCCGGCGCTCTACTGGCGCCGAGCACCGACCGTTCGGCGAGTATGCCCGTGGACGCCATCCTGGTCGATGCCCGCAAGGACCTGGTCGCGGCGCGCAACTTCTGCCGCCTACTCGACACGACCGGTCTCGACTGCCCGCTCATCGTGATCCTGACCGAGGGCGGTGTCGCGGCCCTCACCCCTGACTGGCAGGTTAACGACTTCCTGCTCAGCACCGCGGGTCCGGCCGAGGTCGAGGCCCGGCTGCGGCTGGCGATCGGCCAGGCCGAGGCCAGCACCGACGACCCCGACGAGATCCGCCGCGGCGACCTGGTCATCGACGAGGCCACCTACATTGCCCGGTTGCGCGGGCGGATCCTTGACCTGACCTTCAAGGAATTCGAGCTGCTGAAGTTCCTGGCGCAGCATCCCGGGCGGGTGTTCACCCGCGCCCAACTGCTCCAGGAGGTCTGGGGCTACGACTACTTCGGCGGCACCCGCACGATCGACGTCCACGTGCGGCGGCTCCGGGCGAAGCTGGGCGCCGAGTACGAGTCCATGATCGGAACCGTGCGCAACGTCGGCTACCGCTTCGTCCCCGACCCGTCGTCCAAGGCCGCCTCCGGCGACACGTCGGTGTCCCAGGAGGAGGACAACGACGCGTCGGCCGACACGCCCGGCCCCGTGCGATCGCGCGGCTGA
- the pstB gene encoding phosphate ABC transporter ATP-binding protein PstB: MAKRIDVSGLHVYYGDFLAVEDVSMTIEPRAVTAFIGSSGCGKSTFLRTLNRMHEVAPNARVEGKVMLDDLDVYSPEVDPVAVRREIGMVFQRPNPFPTMSIYDNVIAGAKLNNQRLSKSAADDIVERSLRAANLWEEVKDRLTKPGAGLSGGQQQRLCIARAVAVQPEVLLMDEPCSALDPISTLAIEDLIAELKENYTICIVTHNMQQAARVSDQTAFFNLPGTGKPGRLIEMGETNKIFTKPDKKETENYITGRFG, encoded by the coding sequence GTGGCCAAACGAATTGACGTCTCCGGACTGCACGTCTACTACGGCGACTTCCTGGCCGTCGAGGACGTGTCGATGACCATCGAGCCCCGCGCGGTTACCGCGTTCATCGGCTCCTCCGGCTGCGGCAAGTCGACCTTTCTGCGCACCCTGAACCGGATGCACGAGGTCGCGCCGAACGCCCGGGTCGAAGGCAAGGTCATGCTGGACGACCTGGACGTCTACTCACCGGAGGTCGACCCGGTGGCTGTCCGCCGCGAGATCGGGATGGTGTTCCAGCGGCCGAACCCGTTCCCCACGATGTCGATCTACGACAACGTCATCGCCGGGGCGAAGCTGAACAACCAACGGCTCAGCAAGTCCGCCGCGGATGACATCGTCGAGCGTTCGCTGCGCGCTGCCAACCTGTGGGAAGAGGTCAAGGACCGGCTGACCAAGCCGGGAGCGGGGCTCTCCGGCGGTCAGCAGCAGCGCCTGTGCATCGCCCGCGCAGTGGCCGTGCAACCCGAGGTGCTGCTCATGGACGAGCCGTGCTCGGCGCTCGACCCGATCTCCACCCTGGCGATCGAGGACCTGATCGCCGAGCTCAAGGAGAACTACACGATCTGCATCGTCACGCACAACATGCAGCAGGCCGCACGGGTCAGCGACCAGACGGCGTTCTTCAACCTTCCGGGCACCGGCAAGCCGGGGCGGTTGATCGAGATGGGTGAGACCAACAAGATCTTCACCAAGCCCGACAAGAAGGAGACGGAGAACTACATCACCGGCCGCTTCGGGTAG
- a CDS encoding inorganic phosphate transporter: MAATRPGPGGLISVDVPPENLVLVAVVGAALVFAFTNGFQDAANSLATSISTNALGPRVAVLMAAAMNMLGAFLGEGVARTISQNIILPPSGTPGMEVLFAALVGAIGWNVITWYRGMPSSSSHALVGGMIGAALASAGTISGAGITESFVLPMLLSPIVGGLVGYFVMVAILWLFRRANPLRAARKFRMAQSASAAAMALGHGLQDAQKTMGVVVLALVLTGYQHSYTIPMWVVAAAGASMSLGTVTGGWRIMRTLGRRVIQLDSPKGFAAETTAALVLYAAAFIWHVPVSSTHTITSAIVGVGTTRRLSAVRWGVAGDIILIWVLTLPGAAAIAAVSYGLLRVFTLGSP, from the coding sequence GTGGCGGCGACGCGGCCCGGCCCGGGCGGGCTGATCTCCGTGGACGTGCCGCCGGAAAACCTGGTGCTTGTCGCGGTCGTCGGCGCCGCGCTCGTCTTCGCGTTCACCAACGGCTTCCAGGACGCCGCGAACTCACTCGCCACATCGATCAGCACCAACGCGCTGGGCCCGCGGGTCGCGGTGCTCATGGCGGCGGCGATGAACATGCTCGGCGCTTTCCTGGGCGAGGGTGTGGCCCGGACGATCAGTCAGAACATCATTCTTCCGCCGTCGGGGACCCCCGGCATGGAGGTGCTGTTCGCGGCGCTGGTCGGTGCGATCGGGTGGAACGTGATCACCTGGTACCGGGGTATGCCGTCGTCGTCCTCGCACGCGCTGGTGGGCGGCATGATCGGGGCGGCGCTCGCCTCGGCCGGCACGATCAGCGGGGCGGGCATCACGGAGAGCTTCGTGCTGCCGATGCTGCTGTCCCCGATCGTCGGCGGCCTCGTCGGCTATTTCGTGATGGTCGCCATTCTGTGGTTGTTCCGCCGCGCCAACCCGCTCCGGGCGGCACGCAAGTTCCGCATGGCCCAGTCCGCGTCGGCGGCGGCCATGGCGCTGGGGCACGGCCTGCAGGACGCGCAGAAGACCATGGGCGTGGTGGTGCTGGCCCTGGTGCTCACCGGGTACCAGCACAGTTACACGATCCCGATGTGGGTCGTGGCGGCGGCCGGCGCGAGCATGTCGCTCGGGACGGTGACCGGGGGGTGGCGGATCATGCGCACGCTCGGCCGCCGGGTGATCCAACTGGACTCCCCAAAGGGGTTCGCCGCTGAGACCACCGCGGCGCTGGTGCTCTACGCCGCCGCCTTCATCTGGCACGTGCCGGTGTCCAGCACCCACACGATCACGTCGGCGATCGTGGGCGTGGGCACCACACGGCGGCTTTCGGCCGTGCGCTGGGGGGTGGCCGGAGACATCATCCTCATCTGGGTACTGACGCTCCCCGGGGCGGCCGCGATCGCCGCGGTGTCCTACGGTCTGCTGCGCGTGTTCACGCTCGGTTCACCGTGA
- the pstC gene encoding phosphate ABC transporter permease subunit PstC — MTTTDSSTTPQHPPKGKRRIGDVVFGNTAQGSGILILAILAGVAAFLIIQSFDALSANTANFLTTSEWDANTDPDEAPAFGVAALVFGTVLAAALALVIATPIAMGIALFIAYYAPRKLASLLGYIVDLLAAIPSVVYGLWGIGYLVQELTPFYQWLSDYLGWIPLFAGPISSTGRTMMSAGIVLAVMILPIITAISRDVFLQVPQGHREAALSLGATRWEMIRMAVLPFGRPGVIGGAMLGLGRALGETMAVAMILSPALVISPNLLQSGNQTIAAHIALQYPEATGHGVSALIAAGLVLFAITLVVNMGARYIVARRKEFS; from the coding sequence ATGACCACTACCGACTCGTCTACGACGCCCCAGCACCCCCCCAAGGGCAAGCGTCGTATCGGCGACGTCGTATTCGGTAACACCGCACAGGGGTCGGGGATCCTGATCCTCGCAATCCTCGCGGGCGTCGCAGCGTTCTTGATCATCCAGTCCTTCGACGCACTGTCCGCCAACACAGCGAATTTCCTCACCACCAGCGAGTGGGACGCCAACACCGACCCGGACGAGGCCCCGGCCTTCGGTGTCGCCGCGCTGGTGTTCGGTACGGTGCTCGCCGCGGCTCTCGCACTGGTGATCGCCACACCGATCGCCATGGGCATCGCGCTGTTCATCGCGTACTACGCGCCGCGCAAGCTGGCCTCGTTGCTGGGCTACATCGTGGACCTTCTGGCCGCGATCCCCAGCGTGGTCTACGGCCTCTGGGGCATCGGGTACCTCGTCCAGGAGCTCACCCCGTTCTACCAGTGGCTGAGCGACTACCTGGGCTGGATCCCGCTGTTCGCCGGGCCGATCTCCAGCACCGGCCGCACGATGATGAGCGCCGGCATCGTGCTCGCGGTGATGATCCTGCCGATCATCACCGCGATCTCCCGCGACGTCTTCCTGCAGGTACCGCAGGGGCACCGCGAGGCCGCGCTGTCGCTGGGGGCCACACGCTGGGAGATGATCCGGATGGCGGTCCTGCCGTTCGGCCGTCCCGGCGTCATCGGCGGCGCCATGCTCGGCCTGGGCCGCGCACTGGGCGAGACCATGGCGGTCGCGATGATCCTCTCGCCCGCCCTGGTCATCTCGCCCAACCTGTTGCAGAGCGGAAACCAGACCATCGCGGCGCACATCGCCCTGCAGTACCCCGAGGCCACCGGCCACGGCGTCTCGGCGCTGATCGCCGCCGGTCTCGTGCTCTTCGCGATCACTCTGGTCGTCAACATGGGGGCGCGCTACATCGTCGCCCGGCGCAAGGAGTTCTCCTAA
- the pstA gene encoding phosphate ABC transporter permease PstA: MTTTTDKPSTGAPGDGPGTPPQSLLAGSLPRYFPPALLAAVAVVVAGLLLVAGSFSLPLFAIATVVGYAALLTVISTRVENRRKAKDRLVTTIVYTCFGLAMAPLLSLLWTVASMGIVRLDGYFLTVSMSGVTPSMDAGGVYHAIVGTIAITLFAALISIPIGLMTAIYLVEYGEGRLKQAITFFVDVMTGIPSIVAGLFVVALWMMIFGPGNTNGAAGAIALSVLMIPVVVRSSEEMLRLVPDELREASYALGVPKWLTIVKVVLPTATAGITTGIMLAIARVVGETAPLILTAGSSAVSINWNLFDGQMMSLPVFIYSQVRMGDAINYERAWAAALTLILIVMLLFFVARLISRFFAPKLGR; this comes from the coding sequence ATGACCACCACGACCGATAAGCCATCGACCGGCGCACCGGGCGACGGTCCCGGGACCCCGCCGCAGTCACTGCTCGCCGGGTCGCTCCCCCGGTACTTCCCGCCGGCGCTGCTCGCGGCAGTTGCCGTCGTGGTGGCCGGCCTGCTGCTCGTGGCGGGCTCGTTCAGCCTGCCACTGTTCGCCATCGCCACCGTGGTCGGCTACGCGGCGCTCCTCACGGTCATCTCAACGCGGGTGGAGAACCGCCGCAAGGCCAAGGACCGGCTGGTCACCACGATCGTCTACACCTGCTTCGGGCTGGCCATGGCGCCGCTGCTGTCGTTGCTGTGGACGGTGGCCAGCATGGGCATAGTCCGGCTCGACGGCTACTTCCTGACGGTGTCGATGAGCGGGGTCACGCCGTCGATGGACGCCGGCGGCGTCTACCACGCCATCGTCGGCACCATCGCGATCACCCTGTTCGCGGCGCTGATCTCCATCCCGATCGGCCTGATGACCGCGATCTACCTGGTGGAGTACGGCGAGGGCCGGCTCAAGCAGGCCATCACGTTCTTCGTGGACGTCATGACCGGCATCCCGTCGATCGTCGCCGGGTTGTTCGTCGTCGCGTTGTGGATGATGATCTTCGGCCCCGGCAACACGAACGGCGCCGCGGGCGCGATCGCGTTGTCCGTGCTGATGATCCCCGTTGTGGTGCGCTCCTCGGAGGAGATGCTCCGGCTGGTGCCCGACGAGCTGCGCGAGGCGTCCTACGCGCTGGGCGTGCCGAAGTGGCTGACCATCGTGAAGGTGGTGCTGCCCACCGCGACCGCGGGGATCACCACGGGAATCATGCTGGCCATCGCGCGTGTTGTCGGAGAGACAGCACCGTTGATCCTCACCGCGGGATCGTCGGCCGTGTCGATCAACTGGAATCTCTTCGACGGCCAGATGATGAGCCTTCCGGTGTTCATCTACTCGCAGGTCCGCATGGGCGACGCCATCAACTACGAGCGCGCCTGGGCGGCGGCGCTGACCCTGATCCTGATCGTGATGCTGCTGTTCTTCGTCGCTCGGCTCATCTCCCGGTTCTTCGCGCCGAAGCTCGGACGCTGA
- a CDS encoding MoaD/ThiS family protein: MASGTIRYWAAAKDAAGRESESYEAETLAEALEALRSRYFANDRLLKVLDRSSFLVDEYPVGKRAHGEVVLKEGGTVEVLPPFAGG, encoded by the coding sequence ATGGCGAGTGGAACCATTAGGTACTGGGCCGCGGCGAAGGACGCCGCTGGCCGGGAGTCGGAGTCCTATGAGGCGGAGACCCTGGCCGAAGCGCTGGAGGCGCTGCGTTCCCGGTACTTCGCGAACGACCGATTGCTGAAGGTGCTCGACCGGTCGTCGTTCCTGGTGGACGAGTACCCGGTGGGTAAGCGCGCGCACGGCGAGGTTGTACTGAAGGAGGGCGGCACAGTCGAGGTGCTGCCGCCTTTCGCGGGCGGGTAG
- a CDS encoding DUF47 domain-containing protein, whose translation MRLRLTPRDESYYEMFADSANNLVIGARLLVELISDGADREAIAEKMRACEHAGDERTHAIMRRLNESFVTPFDREDIYRLASSLDDVMDSMEAAVDLIGLYQLNRLPKGIIDQVEVLERAAELTAEAMPRLRAMKDLTRYWIEINQLENQADQIYRRLLACLFSGEYDALTVLKLKDVIEELETAADAFEHVANTVETIVVKES comes from the coding sequence GTGCGCCTGCGCCTAACACCGCGCGATGAGAGCTACTACGAGATGTTCGCTGATTCGGCGAACAACCTGGTTATCGGAGCCCGTCTGCTGGTGGAACTGATCAGTGACGGCGCCGACCGGGAGGCTATCGCCGAGAAGATGCGCGCCTGTGAGCACGCCGGTGACGAGCGAACGCACGCCATCATGCGACGACTCAACGAGAGCTTCGTCACGCCGTTCGACCGTGAGGACATCTACCGGCTGGCCTCCTCGCTCGACGATGTCATGGACTCGATGGAGGCCGCGGTCGACCTCATCGGGCTGTACCAGCTCAACCGGTTGCCCAAGGGCATCATCGACCAGGTCGAGGTGCTGGAGCGCGCCGCTGAGCTCACCGCCGAGGCCATGCCGCGGCTTCGCGCGATGAAGGACCTCACCCGGTACTGGATCGAGATCAACCAGCTTGAGAACCAGGCCGACCAGATTTACCGTCGCCTACTGGCGTGCTTGTTCAGCGGTGAGTACGACGCGCTGACCGTACTCAAGCTGAAGGACGTCATCGAGGAACTGGAGACCGCGGCCGACGCGTTCGAGCACGTGGCGAACACGGTCGAGACCATCGTGGTGAAGGAGTCCTGA
- the pstS gene encoding phosphate ABC transporter substrate-binding protein PstS, whose amino-acid sequence MKLSRNSQFTGLALAGALMLSACGSDQAVDDQADPAGNVDCVDGGGTLDAAGASSQENAMATWIAAYTGECEDTTVNYDAVGSGAGRTQFIDSGVTFAGSDAALDEGETEQATERCGDSEVVNIPAYIAPIAIAFNIEGVDSLNLTPEVIGDIFNQEITEWSDDAIADLNPDADLPDSEIVPVNRSDESGTTENFAAYLSEAAGDSWPHEVSGDWPIEPAEAGQGSSGVVSAIEEGEGTIGYVEASHIGELGTVAVGTGDDEFVEFSPEAAAAIVDASETREENTENDLAIDLNYTDAGSDAYPIVLVTYEIACMEYENQEDADLVKSFLNYVTSEEGQQAAADEAGSAPITEETRGNIQNTLDQITAAS is encoded by the coding sequence GTGAAGCTCTCCAGGAACAGCCAGTTCACAGGTCTGGCCCTCGCCGGTGCCCTCATGCTCTCGGCATGCGGGTCAGACCAGGCGGTTGACGACCAGGCCGACCCCGCGGGCAACGTCGACTGTGTCGACGGAGGGGGGACGCTCGACGCCGCAGGTGCCAGCTCCCAGGAGAACGCGATGGCCACGTGGATCGCGGCCTACACAGGTGAGTGTGAGGACACCACCGTCAACTACGACGCGGTGGGCTCCGGTGCCGGGCGTACCCAGTTCATCGACTCGGGTGTGACCTTCGCGGGCTCGGACGCGGCCCTGGACGAGGGCGAGACCGAGCAGGCCACCGAGCGCTGCGGTGACTCCGAGGTGGTGAACATCCCCGCCTACATCGCCCCGATCGCTATCGCGTTCAACATCGAGGGGGTGGACTCCCTCAACCTCACTCCGGAGGTCATCGGGGACATCTTCAACCAGGAGATCACCGAGTGGAGCGACGACGCGATCGCGGACCTCAACCCGGACGCGGACCTGCCTGACTCCGAGATCGTCCCGGTGAACCGCTCCGACGAGTCCGGTACCACCGAGAACTTCGCCGCCTACCTGTCGGAGGCCGCCGGGGACTCCTGGCCGCACGAGGTCAGCGGCGACTGGCCGATCGAGCCGGCCGAGGCCGGACAGGGCAGCTCCGGTGTCGTCTCCGCGATCGAGGAGGGCGAGGGCACCATCGGCTACGTTGAGGCCTCGCACATCGGCGAGCTCGGAACGGTTGCCGTCGGGACCGGCGATGACGAGTTCGTCGAGTTCAGCCCGGAGGCCGCGGCGGCCATCGTGGACGCCTCCGAGACGCGTGAGGAGAACACCGAGAACGACCTCGCCATCGACCTGAACTACACCGACGCGGGCAGCGATGCCTACCCGATCGTGCTGGTCACCTACGAGATCGCCTGCATGGAGTACGAGAACCAGGAGGACGCCGACCTGGTGAAGAGCTTCCTCAACTATGTCACGAGCGAGGAGGGCCAGCAGGCCGCGGCCGATGAGGCCGGCTCGGCGCCGATCACCGAGGAGACCCGCGGGAACATCCAGAACACCCTCGACCAGATCACGGCAGCTTCCTAA
- a CDS encoding immunoglobulin domain-containing protein, with protein sequence MLSGEDGHPHWFPLRVLAGVPLGAVFIGSTLVGLAGPASADDAPVVTVSPEDIAVEAGETAALTVLVDGGPQDGTCLYGVRADNGFEVGELDSETPPASAEATGTPDESVTVTATVTYAALGDRSDCADIPDGERSTVESAPLEVEVLPPEDDEEPPEDEDPPEDGEDPEEPEDPPEDGDGQQDGDDSPGEPPEDGDGPEDPGDPPEDGDGQQDGDDSAEEPPNGGEDGSEKPVKPPRDAPTQQPTSEPADPPTRGAPGSESGGGSERGSGEGGSASAADSGGDSRGSSGAGAAGNDDSAGGSEAGAAGNDDSAGGSEAGAAGNDDSAGGSEAGAAGNDGSTGGSEAGGGTGGDFANGAEPDQAAPSGPEPPLPDAPEGPDTPRGGGDGAAERPELPSDPADLPDVDSPSDNFADLPTVEPGGDESEETSAAATEPNSSRSPLVTGTMLLAVLVLLLLLAAPLGPVRRVRAGGGYVGHRRRS encoded by the coding sequence ATGCTGAGCGGCGAGGACGGCCACCCCCACTGGTTTCCCCTCCGGGTCCTGGCCGGGGTGCCGCTTGGCGCCGTCTTCATCGGCTCCACCCTGGTGGGGCTCGCGGGTCCGGCGTCCGCTGACGACGCTCCCGTTGTCACGGTCAGCCCGGAGGACATCGCCGTCGAGGCCGGCGAGACCGCCGCGCTGACCGTGCTCGTCGACGGCGGGCCGCAGGACGGGACCTGCTTATACGGTGTGCGCGCCGACAACGGTTTCGAGGTGGGCGAGCTCGATTCCGAGACCCCGCCGGCGAGCGCCGAGGCCACCGGTACCCCCGATGAGTCGGTGACCGTAACCGCCACTGTGACCTACGCCGCTCTCGGCGACCGCTCCGACTGCGCCGACATTCCCGATGGGGAACGAAGCACCGTGGAGTCCGCACCACTGGAGGTGGAGGTGCTTCCTCCGGAGGACGACGAGGAGCCTCCCGAGGACGAGGACCCCCCTGAGGACGGCGAGGATCCCGAGGAGCCCGAGGATCCCCCCGAGGACGGCGACGGGCAGCAGGACGGCGACGACTCCCCCGGGGAGCCTCCTGAGGACGGCGACGGCCCCGAGGATCCCGGCGATCCCCCCGAGGACGGCGACGGGCAGCAGGACGGCGACGACTCCGCCGAAGAGCCTCCCAACGGCGGCGAGGACGGCAGCGAGAAACCGGTCAAGCCTCCCCGTGACGCCCCCACGCAGCAACCCACCAGCGAACCCGCGGACCCGCCGACTCGCGGCGCCCCGGGTTCGGAATCGGGCGGTGGCTCCGAGCGCGGCTCGGGAGAGGGCGGCTCCGCCAGCGCTGCCGACTCCGGCGGTGACTCCCGCGGCAGCTCCGGAGCCGGAGCTGCCGGTAACGACGATTCCGCCGGCGGCTCGGAAGCCGGAGCTGCCGGTAACGACGATTCCGCCGGCGGCTCGGAAGCCGGAGCTGCCGGTAACGACGATTCCGCCGGCGGCTCGGAAGCCGGAGCTGCCGGTAACGACGGTTCCACCGGCGGCTCGGAAGCCGGCGGGGGCACCGGTGGTGACTTCGCCAATGGCGCGGAGCCAGACCAAGCGGCCCCTTCGGGCCCCGAGCCGCCGCTGCCGGACGCGCCGGAGGGCCCCGACACTCCACGCGGCGGCGGTGACGGCGCGGCCGAACGGCCGGAACTGCCCAGCGACCCCGCGGACCTGCCCGATGTGGACTCGCCGAGTGACAACTTCGCCGATCTGCCCACTGTCGAGCCTGGCGGCGACGAGAGCGAGGAGACGTCAGCCGCCGCCACCGAGCCGAACAGTTCGCGGTCGCCACTTGTCACCGGGACGATGCTGCTCGCCGTCCTGGTGTTGTTGCTGCTCCTGGCCGCGCCATTGGGCCCAGTGCGCCGGGTCCGCGCCGGCGGCGGCTATGTCGGCCACCGCCGCCGAAGCTGA